One Deltaproteobacteria bacterium RBG_16_64_85 DNA segment encodes these proteins:
- a CDS encoding superoxide dismutase, producing the protein MPYAAKDYGKLIGMAGFSETLLKNHFTLYQGYVTNTNKLLDILGGMLSEGKTATPEYAELKRRLGWEFNGMRLHEYYFENLGGKGAVDPGSRLGKAIAAEFGSVEKWEADFRAAGAMRGIGWVVLYQDTVGGRFINQWVNEHDVGNPAGAAPILVMDVFEHAFMIDYGLKRADYIASFFKNIDWKAAEGRLK; encoded by the coding sequence ATGCCTTACGCCGCGAAGGATTACGGGAAGCTCATCGGGATGGCAGGATTCAGCGAAACCCTTCTCAAGAACCACTTCACACTGTACCAGGGGTACGTCACCAACACGAACAAGCTTCTCGACATTCTCGGAGGGATGCTTTCCGAAGGGAAGACCGCCACGCCGGAATACGCGGAACTGAAGCGTCGGCTGGGGTGGGAGTTCAACGGGATGCGACTCCATGAGTACTATTTCGAGAACCTGGGGGGCAAGGGAGCGGTGGACCCGGGAAGCCGCCTCGGGAAAGCGATCGCCGCGGAGTTCGGCAGCGTGGAGAAGTGGGAGGCGGATTTTCGCGCCGCGGGGGCGATGCGCGGGATCGGCTGGGTCGTCCTGTACCAGGACACCGTGGGCGGGCGGTTCATCAACCAGTGGGTCAACGAGCATGACGTCGGGAACCCGGCCGGGGCGGCGCCGATCCTGGTGATGGACGTTTTCGAGCATGCTTTCATGATCGACTACGGTCTGAAGCGGGCGGATTACATCGCCTCCTTCTTCAAGAACATCGACTGGAAGGCGGCGGAGGGACGCCTGAAATAA